From Azospirillum sp. TSA2s, a single genomic window includes:
- a CDS encoding GntR family transcriptional regulator — MTLIDRSSLHAEVVARLRAAIVDGDLSPGSRVNERELCERFGVSRTPLREALKVMASEGLVVLLPNRGARVATLTRADIEDTFTVMACLEALSGELACAHITEEQIAELRALHYEMLAHHARRDLQAYYRLNERIHHMILTASNNPVLIATHAGLALRIRRARYVADMPRDWWDQAVREHEQILDALVRRDGAAIAILLRQHLERKIDIMADSTGMAPSGADAAKTSSAA; from the coding sequence CGGCTGCGCGCCGCCATCGTCGACGGCGACCTGTCGCCCGGTTCGCGCGTCAATGAGCGTGAGCTGTGCGAACGCTTCGGCGTGTCGCGCACCCCGTTGCGCGAGGCGTTGAAGGTGATGGCCAGCGAGGGGCTGGTGGTGCTGCTGCCCAACCGCGGCGCCCGTGTCGCCACCCTGACGCGGGCAGACATCGAGGACACTTTCACGGTGATGGCCTGCCTGGAAGCGCTGTCCGGCGAGCTGGCCTGCGCCCACATCACCGAGGAACAGATCGCCGAGCTGCGCGCGCTGCATTACGAGATGCTGGCCCACCATGCCCGCCGCGACCTGCAGGCCTATTACCGGCTGAACGAGCGCATCCACCACATGATCCTGACGGCGTCGAACAACCCGGTGCTGATCGCCACCCACGCCGGCTTGGCGCTGCGCATCCGCCGCGCCCGCTACGTCGCCGACATGCCGCGCGACTGGTGGGACCAGGCGGTGCGCGAGCATGAACAGATCCTGGACGCCCTGGTCCGGCGGGATGGCGCCGCGATCGCGATCCTGCTGCGCCAGCATCTGGAGCGCAAGATCGACATCATGGCCGATTCGACCGGGATGGCGCCGTCGGGTGCCGACGCCGCGAAAACCTCGTCGGCCGCCTGA
- the katG gene encoding catalase/peroxidase HPI → MDARTDESAGKCPFSGGSKSRRNRDWWPNALDIEMLHRNSALSNPMGKDFDYAKEFQSLDLDAVIKDLHALMTDSQDWWPADFGHYGGLMIRMAWHSAGTYRIADGRGGAGTGQQRFAPLNSWPDNANLDKARRLLWPIKQKYGRKLSWADLMVLAGNVALESMGFKTFGFAGGRVDAWEPEELFWGPEGSWLGDERYSGERQLADPLGAVQMGLIYVNPEGPNGNPDPVAAAKDIRETFRRMAMNDEETVALIAGGHTFGKTHGAGDPSFLGPEPEAGALEDQGLGWKSKHGTGFGPDAITGGPEVIWSQTPTKWSNHFFDNLFKYEWELTKSPAGAWQWQAKDAEPSVPGPCADSEKRLPTMLTTDLSLRFDPVYEKISRQFYENPDQFADAFARAWFKLTHRDMGPVVRYLGPLVPKETLIWQDPIPPVDHPLVDDADVATLKTRILSSGLSVSQLVSTAWASASTYRGSDKRGGANGARIRLAPQKDWEVNEPAQLQTVLQTLEAIQKDFNAAAGGGKRISLADLIVLAGGAAIEKAAQDAGLTLQVPFSPGRMDASQEQTDVDSFAPLEPRADGFRNYVNSTKQQFMIPEEALVDRAALLRLTGPEMTVLLGGLRVLGANVGGSKHGALTDRPETLTNDFFVNLLDMGTEWQPPNADGIYEGRDRKTKERRWTATRVDLIFGAHSQLRAFAEVYACSDAHEKFAMDFVAAWTKIMNADRFDRARPLL, encoded by the coding sequence ATGGACGCAAGGACCGACGAGAGCGCAGGCAAGTGCCCGTTCAGTGGGGGAAGCAAAAGCCGCAGGAACCGCGACTGGTGGCCGAATGCCCTCGATATTGAGATGCTCCATCGGAATTCGGCTTTGTCCAATCCGATGGGCAAGGATTTCGACTATGCCAAGGAATTCCAGTCCCTCGATCTCGACGCGGTCATCAAGGATTTGCATGCCTTGATGACGGACTCGCAGGATTGGTGGCCTGCCGACTTCGGTCATTATGGCGGCCTGATGATCCGCATGGCGTGGCACAGCGCCGGCACTTACCGAATCGCCGACGGTCGCGGCGGCGCCGGCACCGGCCAACAGCGTTTCGCGCCGCTCAATTCCTGGCCGGACAACGCCAATCTCGACAAGGCGCGCCGTCTGCTGTGGCCGATCAAACAGAAATACGGTCGCAAACTGTCCTGGGCCGACCTGATGGTCCTGGCCGGAAACGTCGCTTTGGAGTCAATGGGTTTCAAGACCTTTGGCTTTGCCGGCGGCCGCGTGGACGCATGGGAACCGGAGGAACTTTTCTGGGGTCCGGAAGGAAGCTGGCTCGGCGACGAGCGCTACAGCGGCGAACGACAACTCGCGGACCCGTTGGGCGCGGTGCAGATGGGACTCATCTACGTCAATCCGGAGGGGCCGAACGGCAACCCGGATCCCGTTGCGGCGGCCAAGGACATTCGCGAGACCTTCCGCCGCATGGCCATGAACGACGAGGAGACCGTGGCGCTGATCGCCGGCGGCCACACCTTCGGCAAGACGCATGGTGCGGGCGATCCGTCCTTCCTCGGCCCAGAACCCGAAGCCGGTGCGCTGGAGGACCAGGGCCTCGGTTGGAAAAGCAAACACGGCACGGGATTCGGACCCGACGCCATCACCGGCGGCCCGGAGGTGATCTGGTCCCAGACACCGACGAAGTGGAGCAATCACTTCTTCGACAACCTGTTCAAGTACGAATGGGAACTGACCAAAAGCCCGGCCGGTGCGTGGCAATGGCAGGCGAAGGATGCCGAGCCTTCAGTTCCGGGCCCCTGCGCGGACTCTGAAAAGCGCCTGCCCACAATGCTGACGACCGACCTGTCTCTGCGTTTCGATCCCGTCTATGAGAAGATCTCGCGGCAGTTCTACGAGAATCCCGACCAGTTCGCTGACGCCTTCGCCCGCGCCTGGTTCAAGCTGACCCACCGCGACATGGGGCCGGTCGTTCGCTATCTCGGCCCGCTCGTCCCGAAGGAGACGCTGATCTGGCAGGACCCGATCCCGCCGGTCGATCATCCGCTGGTGGATGATGCCGACGTTGCCACCCTCAAGACCCGAATTCTCTCTTCCGGCCTTTCGGTCTCGCAACTGGTTTCGACGGCTTGGGCTTCCGCCTCCACCTACCGCGGTTCCGACAAGCGCGGCGGCGCCAACGGCGCGCGCATCCGCCTTGCCCCGCAAAAGGATTGGGAGGTGAACGAGCCGGCGCAACTCCAGACCGTACTACAGACGCTGGAAGCCATTCAGAAGGACTTCAACGCAGCGGCCGGCGGCGGCAAGAGGATCTCGCTTGCCGACCTGATCGTTCTTGCCGGCGGTGCGGCGATTGAGAAGGCGGCACAGGATGCCGGTTTGACCTTGCAGGTGCCGTTCTCGCCCGGGCGCATGGATGCATCGCAGGAGCAGACCGACGTCGACTCCTTCGCCCCGCTCGAACCACGCGCCGATGGCTTCCGCAACTATGTCAACAGCACGAAGCAGCAGTTCATGATTCCGGAAGAGGCACTGGTGGACCGGGCGGCATTGCTGCGGCTGACCGGCCCGGAGATGACGGTTCTCCTCGGTGGGCTGCGCGTTCTGGGCGCCAATGTCGGCGGTTCCAAACATGGCGCCCTCACCGACCGGCCCGAGACGCTGACCAATGACTTCTTCGTCAACCTGCTCGACATGGGCACGGAGTGGCAGCCTCCGAATGCGGACGGCATTTACGAAGGACGCGACCGCAAGACCAAGGAACGCAGATGGACGGCCACCCGCGTCGACCTGATCTTTGGGGCGCATTCGCAGCTCCGCGCATTTGCGGAGGTCTATGCGTGCAGCGATGCGCACGAGAAGTTCGCGATGGACTTCGTTGCCGCCTGGACGAAGATCATGAATGCCGACCGTTTCGATCGGGCCCGGCCGCTCCTTTGA